In Rahnella aquatilis CIP 78.65 = ATCC 33071, one DNA window encodes the following:
- the flhA gene encoding flagellar biosynthesis protein FlhA encodes MANLAAILRLPANFKSGQWQVLAGPILILIILSMMVLPLPPFILDLLFTFNIALSIMVLLVAMFTQRTLDFAAFPTILLFSTLLRLSLNVASTRVILLEGHTGGAAAGRVIEAFGHFLVGGNFAIGIVVFIILVLINFMVITKGAGRIAEVGARFVLDGMPGKQMAIDADLNAGLIGEDEAKKRRSEVTQEADFYGSMDGASKFVRGDAVAGLMIMIINVVGGLLVGVLQHGMDLGHAAESYTLLTIGDGLVAQIPALVISTAAGVIVTRVGTNEDVGEQMVTQLFRNPRVMMLSAGVLGLLGMVPGMPNFVFLMFTAGLLALAWWTRGQEQKKTSTAEVAPAVADNGKQMVEASWQDVQLEDPLGMEVGYRLIPMVDFAQNGELLGRIRSIRKKFAQEMGYLPPVIHIRDNLELPPAGYRILMKGVEIGTGTAHPGRWMAINPGSAIGELPGEPTVDPAFGLAAVWIEPAMREQAQIQGYTVVEASTVVATHLNHLISMHARELFGRQETQELMERVTKEMPKLTEDFIPGVISLTNMHKVLQNLLSERVSIRDMRTIVETLAEYAPNQPDPNELTSVVRVALGRAITQQWFPGNGEVQVIGLDTSLERLLLQALQSGGGLEPGLAERLLTQSEAALQRQDMLSAPPVLLVNHALRPLLSRFLRRSLPNIVVMSNLEMTDSRQIRMTATIGGE; translated from the coding sequence ATGGCTAATCTGGCCGCGATACTGCGTTTACCCGCCAACTTTAAGTCCGGACAATGGCAGGTACTGGCAGGCCCAATTCTTATCCTGATCATCCTGTCGATGATGGTGTTGCCGTTGCCACCCTTCATCCTTGACCTGCTGTTCACCTTTAATATTGCATTATCCATCATGGTGTTGCTGGTAGCGATGTTTACCCAGCGCACGCTGGATTTCGCGGCATTCCCGACCATTCTGCTGTTTTCCACCTTATTACGTCTGTCGCTGAACGTTGCCTCGACCCGTGTGATTTTGCTGGAAGGGCATACCGGCGGCGCGGCGGCGGGGCGGGTAATTGAAGCTTTCGGCCACTTCCTGGTTGGCGGCAACTTTGCCATCGGTATCGTGGTGTTCATCATCCTGGTGCTGATCAACTTCATGGTTATTACCAAAGGTGCCGGGCGTATTGCTGAAGTGGGCGCGCGTTTCGTGCTCGACGGGATGCCCGGCAAACAGATGGCGATTGATGCGGATCTGAACGCCGGTCTGATTGGTGAAGACGAAGCGAAAAAACGCCGCAGCGAAGTGACGCAGGAAGCGGACTTCTACGGTTCAATGGACGGTGCGAGTAAGTTTGTGCGGGGTGATGCCGTTGCCGGTCTGATGATCATGATCATCAACGTCGTCGGCGGCCTGCTGGTCGGTGTGTTGCAACACGGGATGGATCTCGGTCATGCGGCTGAAAGTTATACCCTCCTGACCATCGGTGACGGTCTGGTCGCGCAGATCCCTGCGCTGGTTATCTCCACGGCGGCCGGTGTTATCGTGACCCGCGTCGGCACCAACGAAGACGTTGGCGAGCAGATGGTGACCCAGTTGTTCCGCAATCCGCGCGTCATGATGCTGAGTGCCGGTGTTCTGGGTTTACTCGGTATGGTGCCGGGCATGCCAAACTTTGTCTTCCTGATGTTCACCGCCGGGCTGCTGGCGCTGGCGTGGTGGACGCGCGGTCAGGAGCAGAAAAAAACTTCCACCGCCGAGGTCGCACCGGCCGTGGCGGACAACGGTAAACAAATGGTAGAAGCCAGCTGGCAGGACGTTCAGCTTGAAGATCCGCTGGGTATGGAAGTGGGCTACCGTCTGATCCCGATGGTGGATTTCGCACAAAACGGCGAGTTGCTGGGGCGTATCCGCAGTATCCGTAAAAAATTCGCGCAGGAAATGGGCTATCTGCCGCCGGTTATTCATATCCGCGATAACCTCGAACTGCCGCCTGCGGGCTACCGAATTCTGATGAAAGGCGTGGAAATCGGCACCGGCACGGCGCATCCCGGCCGCTGGATGGCAATCAATCCGGGCAGTGCGATTGGCGAATTGCCGGGCGAACCGACGGTGGATCCGGCCTTCGGGCTGGCGGCAGTCTGGATTGAACCCGCCATGCGCGAGCAGGCGCAAATTCAGGGTTATACCGTGGTGGAAGCCAGTACCGTGGTCGCCACGCACCTGAATCACCTGATCAGCATGCACGCCAGAGAACTGTTTGGCCGCCAGGAAACGCAGGAACTGATGGAGCGCGTCACCAAAGAAATGCCGAAGCTGACGGAAGATTTCATTCCGGGCGTCATTTCGCTGACTAACATGCACAAAGTGTTGCAGAACCTGTTATCCGAACGCGTTTCGATCCGCGATATGCGCACCATTGTTGAAACCCTGGCGGAATATGCGCCGAACCAGCCGGATCCTAACGAACTGACGTCCGTGGTGCGTGTTGCGCTCGGCAGGGCCATTACCCAGCAGTGGTTCCCCGGTAACGGCGAAGTACAGGTTATCGGGCTGGATACCTCTCTGGAACGCCTGTTGTTACAGGCACTGCAAAGCGGCGGCGGTCTGGAACCGGGTCTGGCTGAACGCTTGCTGACCCAGTCCGAGGCGGCATTACAACGTCAGGATATGCTCAGCGCGCCACCGGTTCTGCTGGTGAACCACGCACTGCGTCCGCTGTTGTCACGCTTCCTGCGCCGTTCACTGCCAAATATCGTGGTGATGTCGAATCTGGAGATGACCGACAGTCGCCAGATCCGCATGACGGCCACCATCGGCGGTGAATAA
- a CDS encoding flagellar protein FlhE, with protein sequence MRRTALLLLTVLSLPVLAASGSWSDTQRGVVLQNRGVMMSSGALAPPASAPVRSSGSATITTLSWKYEVLGARPAGLQVKLCNTLNHCISLEAESGVTQSFYGQTATSPLRFIYFVPGGGAMNTPLRVMSNQVIVNYK encoded by the coding sequence ATGCGCCGCACCGCATTGTTGTTACTGACCGTACTGAGCCTGCCCGTGCTGGCCGCATCCGGCTCGTGGTCGGATACGCAGCGCGGTGTGGTATTGCAAAACCGTGGCGTGATGATGTCATCGGGTGCGTTAGCACCACCGGCCTCCGCGCCCGTGCGCAGTTCAGGCTCCGCCACCATCACAACGCTAAGCTGGAAATACGAAGTGCTCGGCGCAAGACCCGCCGGTCTGCAGGTAAAACTCTGCAACACCCTGAATCACTGCATAAGCCTGGAAGCCGAAAGCGGGGTAACCCAATCGTTTTACGGCCAGACCGCCACTTCGCCATTAAGGTTTATTTACTTTGTCCCCGGCGGCGGCGCGATGAATACGCCGCTGCGGGTGATGAGTAATCAGGTGATCGTGAACTATAAGTAA
- a CDS encoding flagella synthesis protein FlgN: protein MKNFIKTMTTLVETLQALDQVINHEQTILCSGRVNGAALQHITEQKSSLLATVDYLDKQRRQHDERLRQAAPYSRQPEISAMWKEVVQLTTKLSQINRHNGMLLGKQIAYNTEALAILNASQTQKFYGPNGQETVSGQTVRKISV from the coding sequence ATGAAGAACTTTATCAAGACCATGACTACCTTGGTTGAAACGTTGCAAGCGCTGGATCAGGTGATTAATCACGAACAGACGATACTGTGCTCAGGCCGTGTGAATGGTGCAGCCTTGCAGCATATTACCGAGCAAAAAAGCTCATTGTTAGCCACGGTAGACTATCTTGATAAACAGCGTCGTCAGCACGACGAACGCCTCAGGCAGGCAGCCCCCTATTCACGTCAGCCGGAGATTTCCGCGATGTGGAAAGAGGTGGTGCAACTGACCACCAAACTGAGCCAGATTAACCGTCATAACGGCATGTTACTGGGCAAGCAGATTGCCTATAACACCGAAGCGCTGGCGATCCTCAACGCCAGTCAGACGCAAAAATTCTACGGGCCGAACGGGCAGGAAACCGTGTCGGGGCAAACCGTACGCAAGATCTCGGTTTAG
- the flgM gene encoding flagellar biosynthesis anti-sigma factor FlgM produces MAIDRTQGVSPLTSIQQRDPSEASVQNARKEDTVSGTTTSGTAVTLSSAQASLTQSSAQDINTARVDELKQAIRDGKLTMDTGKIADALLQDTQDYLKGF; encoded by the coding sequence ATGGCTATCGATCGTACTCAAGGTGTTTCACCTTTAACCTCGATCCAGCAACGCGACCCGTCTGAAGCTTCAGTACAGAACGCGCGCAAAGAAGACACTGTTTCTGGCACCACCACCAGCGGTACGGCGGTAACCCTGAGTTCAGCGCAAGCGTCTCTGACTCAGTCAAGTGCACAGGACATCAACACGGCACGTGTCGACGAACTGAAACAAGCTATCCGCGACGGTAAACTGACGATGGATACCGGCAAAATTGCTGATGCTTTGTTACAGGACACGCAGGATTATCTCAAAGGTTTTTAA
- the flgA gene encoding flagellar basal body P-ring formation chaperone FlgA translates to MNMLKIRRLGIALGCIMIGVTSGATSYAQSLPVKSVPASSNSDTLLSSQLQQFFRQQYTDSGMQVTVVVNTPAARQPQCLSPQFMLSPNSRTWGNVSVAVNCNGQKSYVQTKVQVSGTYWVAAKNVPAGAHLAQTDMQQKTGRLDLLPPKAILDSKQAVNGITLRNISIGQPLTLSMLRRPWMVHAGQEVQVQATGSGFNVSSAGKAMNNAAANESVRIRMPSGAIVNGTVGSDGSVTVTI, encoded by the coding sequence ATGAACATGCTGAAAATCCGTCGTTTAGGTATTGCGCTGGGCTGCATCATGATTGGTGTAACGTCTGGTGCTACGAGCTATGCGCAGTCTTTGCCCGTCAAAAGCGTGCCGGCCTCCTCCAATAGCGATACACTGCTGTCCTCGCAACTCCAGCAATTCTTCCGTCAGCAATATACTGACAGCGGGATGCAGGTGACCGTGGTCGTGAACACCCCGGCGGCGCGTCAGCCACAGTGCTTATCACCACAATTTATGCTTTCACCGAACAGTCGCACCTGGGGCAATGTCTCTGTGGCCGTTAACTGCAACGGGCAGAAAAGTTACGTTCAGACCAAAGTGCAGGTCAGCGGAACTTACTGGGTTGCGGCGAAGAACGTACCGGCGGGCGCTCACCTGGCGCAAACAGATATGCAACAGAAAACCGGGCGGCTGGATCTGCTGCCGCCGAAGGCCATTCTTGACAGTAAACAGGCTGTTAATGGTATTACGCTGCGCAACATCAGCATCGGCCAGCCGTTAACGTTATCGATGCTGCGCCGGCCGTGGATGGTGCATGCGGGGCAGGAAGTTCAGGTTCAGGCAACAGGCAGTGGTTTTAATGTATCGAGTGCCGGTAAGGCGATGAACAATGCTGCAGCCAATGAATCAGTGCGGATCAGAATGCCGTCAGGTGCAATTGTGAACGGGACGGTAGGCTCGGATGGGTCTGTGACAGTGACGATATAA
- the flgB gene encoding flagellar basal body rod protein FlgB, translated as MLDKLNAALQFQQEALNLRAQRQEILSANIANADTPGYQARDIDFASQLQKVMEQGRASGSGISLSLTSDRHIAAANVQPADMDLMYRIPDQPSADGNTVDMDRERTNFADNSVRYQTDLTVLGGQIKGMMSVLQG; from the coding sequence ATGCTCGACAAATTGAACGCCGCACTACAGTTCCAACAGGAAGCGCTCAACCTGCGCGCCCAGCGGCAAGAAATTCTTTCAGCCAATATCGCTAACGCCGATACCCCGGGGTATCAGGCACGCGATATCGATTTTGCCAGTCAGTTGCAGAAGGTGATGGAGCAGGGGCGTGCGAGTGGCAGCGGCATCTCTTTGTCTCTGACGTCGGATCGTCATATTGCGGCGGCCAATGTACAGCCTGCTGATATGGATCTGATGTACCGGATCCCTGACCAGCCATCGGCAGATGGCAACACGGTCGATATGGATCGTGAACGTACCAATTTTGCAGATAACAGCGTGCGCTATCAGACCGATTTGACCGTTCTCGGCGGACAAATCAAAGGGATGATGTCGGTGCTGCAAGGATAA
- the flgC gene encoding flagellar basal body rod protein FlgC, which yields MSMLGIFDIAGSALAAQSQRLNVSASNMANADSVTGPDGKPYKAKQVVFQVDAAPGQETGGVKVAQVVDDPAPMRMVYEPGNPMADAKGYVQMPNVDVVSEMVNTISASRSYQANVEVLNTTKSLMMKTLTLGQ from the coding sequence ATGTCAATGCTTGGTATTTTTGATATCGCCGGTTCTGCGCTGGCCGCGCAGTCTCAGCGCCTGAACGTCAGCGCCAGTAACATGGCCAACGCCGACAGCGTCACCGGCCCGGATGGTAAGCCATATAAAGCGAAGCAGGTGGTTTTCCAGGTAGATGCGGCACCGGGTCAGGAAACCGGCGGCGTGAAAGTGGCGCAGGTTGTTGATGACCCGGCACCGATGCGCATGGTGTATGAACCGGGTAATCCGATGGCGGATGCAAAGGGCTATGTGCAGATGCCAAACGTAGATGTGGTCAGCGAAATGGTCAATACCATCTCCGCTTCCCGCAGTTATCAGGCTAACGTCGAAGTGCTTAACACCACCAAGTCGTTAATGATGAAAACCCTCACTCTGGGGCAATAG